The Fortiea contorta PCC 7126 genome has a segment encoding these proteins:
- the crtB gene encoding 15-cis-phytoene synthase CrtB has protein sequence MLQLPKSPPRMKTLVSVDESYQLCRHLTQKYAKTFYLGTLLMNQVKRRAIWAIYAWCRRTDELVDGPASALTTPETLDLWEQQLESIFAGNPCENFDVALVDALQSYPIDIQPFRDMIAGQRMDLYRSRYETFEELYLYCYRVAGTVGLMSTAVMGIDNTVNTAPWHQNKQPYIPTEEAIALGIAMQLNNILRDVGEDARRGRIYIPLEDLAKFNYTEQDFFKGVVDDRWRSLMRFQIERAHQFYTKAEKGITYLAPDARWPVWTASMLYGKILDVIERNDYDVFSQRAYVPQWQKLRTLPFAWMRSQVL, from the coding sequence ATGCTGCAACTGCCTAAGTCACCCCCGCGCATGAAAACGCTGGTCTCTGTGGACGAGTCCTATCAACTCTGTCGGCATCTTACACAAAAGTATGCCAAAACTTTCTATCTCGGCACTTTGTTGATGAACCAAGTAAAGCGCCGAGCTATTTGGGCAATCTATGCTTGGTGTCGCCGTACAGATGAGTTGGTAGATGGTCCTGCATCTGCTCTGACTACGCCAGAAACCCTAGACCTATGGGAGCAGCAGCTAGAATCTATTTTTGCCGGCAACCCCTGTGAAAATTTCGATGTAGCTCTAGTTGACGCCCTGCAAAGCTATCCGATAGACATTCAGCCCTTTCGGGATATGATCGCCGGTCAGCGGATGGACTTATATCGTAGTCGCTATGAAACCTTTGAGGAGTTATACCTCTACTGTTATCGTGTCGCTGGTACCGTCGGTTTAATGTCAACAGCCGTGATGGGCATAGATAACACCGTAAATACGGCTCCGTGGCATCAAAACAAACAACCATACATACCCACCGAAGAAGCGATCGCCCTCGGAATTGCCATGCAACTTAACAATATCCTCCGGGATGTTGGCGAAGATGCCAGACGCGGGCGCATCTACATTCCTTTAGAAGACTTAGCAAAATTTAATTATACCGAGCAAGACTTCTTTAAAGGTGTAGTAGACGATCGCTGGCGATCGCTCATGCGCTTTCAAATAGAACGCGCACACCAATTTTATACAAAAGCAGAAAAGGGGATTACTTACCTTGCACCAGACGCCCGCTGGCCCGTTTGGACAGCATCCATGCTCTATGGAAAAATCTTAGATGTGATTGAACGCAATGATTATGACGTGTTCAGTCAGCGTGCCTACGTCCCCCAGTGGCAAAAACTACGCACCTTGCCTTTTGCTTGGATGCGATCGCAAGTTCTGTAA
- the pds gene encoding 15-cis-phytoene desaturase translates to MRVAIAGAGLAGLSCAKYLTDAGHTPIVLERRDVLGGKVAAWQDADGDWYETGLHIFFGAYPNMLQLFKELDIEDRLQWKEHSMIFNQPEAPGTYSRFDFPDLPAPLNGVVAILRNNDMLTWPEKIKFGLGLIPAMIQGQKYVEEMDKYSWTEWLRQQNIPERVNDEVFIAMCKSLNFIGPDEISATILLTALNRFLQEKKGSTMAFLDGSPTERLCQPIVDYITERGGEVRLNAPLKEILLNADGTVQGFLLRGLDGAEDEIFTADLYVSAMPVDPLKVILPKPWQQMEFFQKLEGLEGVPVINLHLWFDRKLTQIDHLLFSRSPLLSVYADMSNTCRGYANPDRSMLELVLAPAKDWITKSDAEIVTATIAELEKLFPDHFGGENPATLLKYHVVKTPRSVYKATPGRQQHRPSQVTPISNFYLTGDYTMQRYLASMEGAVLSGKLTAQAIREALPVANAPNKQTLSRSPATNAATA, encoded by the coding sequence ATGCGAGTAGCGATCGCGGGAGCGGGCCTAGCAGGACTTTCCTGCGCGAAATATCTCACAGACGCCGGTCACACCCCTATCGTCTTGGAACGCCGAGACGTACTGGGTGGCAAAGTGGCAGCGTGGCAAGACGCGGACGGAGACTGGTACGAAACAGGTCTGCACATTTTTTTTGGGGCTTACCCCAACATGTTGCAGCTATTCAAAGAACTAGACATTGAAGATCGTTTGCAGTGGAAAGAACACAGCATGATTTTCAATCAGCCGGAAGCACCAGGAACATACAGCCGCTTTGATTTTCCAGATTTGCCGGCTCCCTTAAACGGAGTTGTCGCCATTCTGCGAAACAACGACATGCTCACCTGGCCTGAAAAAATTAAATTTGGGCTAGGACTGATTCCCGCAATGATTCAGGGGCAAAAATACGTTGAAGAAATGGACAAATACTCCTGGACAGAGTGGCTGCGTCAACAAAATATTCCTGAACGGGTCAACGATGAAGTTTTTATTGCCATGTGCAAATCACTCAACTTCATCGGCCCAGATGAAATTTCTGCGACAATTCTCCTCACAGCCCTTAATCGTTTTCTCCAAGAAAAAAAAGGCTCGACCATGGCCTTTTTGGATGGTTCCCCAACCGAGCGGCTGTGTCAACCGATAGTAGATTACATCACCGAACGCGGTGGCGAAGTCAGACTCAACGCCCCCTTGAAAGAAATTTTGCTCAACGCCGATGGTACAGTTCAAGGATTTTTGCTCAGGGGCTTAGATGGCGCAGAAGACGAAATATTTACAGCTGATTTGTATGTCTCTGCCATGCCAGTTGATCCGCTGAAAGTGATACTACCAAAACCTTGGCAACAAATGGAATTCTTCCAGAAGCTAGAAGGTTTAGAAGGCGTGCCAGTGATTAACTTACATTTGTGGTTTGATCGCAAACTCACACAAATTGACCACTTACTATTTTCGCGATCGCCCCTCCTCAGCGTTTATGCTGATATGAGCAACACCTGCCGTGGATACGCTAACCCTGATCGTTCAATGCTGGAATTAGTTCTAGCGCCAGCGAAAGATTGGATCACAAAATCTGATGCAGAAATTGTGACCGCAACAATCGCCGAATTAGAAAAACTCTTCCCCGACCATTTTGGCGGAGAAAATCCAGCAACATTATTGAAATATCATGTGGTGAAAACGCCGCGTTCAGTTTACAAAGCGACTCCTGGTCGTCAACAGCACCGCCCCTCCCAAGTTACACCCATCAGTAACTTTTATTTAACCGGGGATTACACCATGCAACGCTACTTAGCCAGTATGGAAGGTGCCGTACTTTCTGGTAAGCTGACAGCGCAGGCGATAAGAGAAGCACTCCCGGTGGCTAATGCCCCCAACAAGCAAACGCTATCCCGATCGCCCGCAACGAATGCTGCAACTGCCTAA
- a CDS encoding septal ring lytic transglycosylase RlpA family protein, translating into MLFLGILWMTSWIGSFLSLSDNLSPSWNTKITPTETVSNLGNLVSKHNPLDVLSQQPINTWSTALIPTNYLKINWGTQKSLSNLDNSVKSPTRVVQHSKKQLCYSLVENADNRNILEKSIHFASAELIKTRSSPRNFLPDKILGSLQDFFRFTNMAQQSFSAVTSPVILVRRDRKNYEVWVNNRVVANLPNEMQAKSLQTRLSQLTALPNLDANQLRPALVDGIPALMAGNRFLFGIEKQISRQFNRSGDLLAIEWINNLRSAFQVPTLTLLEAQREMYGLSASNVAMSGLASWYGGYFHGRLTANGERYNQNELTVAHKTLPFNTYLQVTNLKTGKAVIVRVNDRGPYIPPRSLDLSREAARCIQSEIAGVVPYKAVILHSKQPTMTLNPANLKTDKLKPRKQLALVADF; encoded by the coding sequence ATGCTATTTTTGGGAATTCTCTGGATGACATCCTGGATTGGTTCTTTCTTGTCGTTGAGCGATAACTTATCACCAAGTTGGAATACAAAGATAACTCCGACAGAAACTGTAAGCAATTTAGGTAATTTGGTAAGTAAACATAACCCATTGGATGTGCTGTCCCAGCAGCCGATAAATACTTGGAGCACTGCACTCATACCAACAAATTATTTGAAAATCAATTGGGGAACTCAGAAATCGCTATCAAACTTAGATAATTCAGTTAAATCTCCAACGCGGGTAGTTCAACATAGCAAAAAACAACTGTGCTATTCCCTGGTAGAGAATGCAGATAACCGCAATATCCTAGAAAAATCTATTCATTTTGCTTCTGCTGAATTGATTAAAACCAGGTCTTCACCAAGGAATTTTTTACCTGATAAAATCCTCGGCTCATTGCAAGATTTCTTCCGCTTCACTAATATGGCACAACAGAGTTTTAGTGCTGTCACCTCGCCAGTAATCTTAGTGCGCCGGGATCGGAAAAACTATGAGGTATGGGTAAATAACCGCGTGGTAGCGAATTTACCAAACGAAATGCAAGCAAAATCACTGCAAACACGTTTATCTCAACTAACAGCTTTACCCAATCTAGATGCTAACCAACTACGACCTGCTTTAGTTGATGGAATTCCGGCTTTAATGGCAGGTAATCGCTTTTTATTCGGGATTGAGAAGCAAATTTCTCGACAATTTAATCGTAGCGGTGATTTGTTAGCGATTGAGTGGATTAATAATCTAAGGAGTGCTTTTCAAGTGCCAACATTGACACTTTTAGAAGCACAAAGAGAGATGTATGGTTTGTCTGCTTCTAATGTCGCCATGTCTGGTTTAGCTTCGTGGTATGGTGGCTACTTCCACGGACGCTTAACAGCAAATGGGGAGAGATATAATCAAAATGAGTTGACAGTTGCTCATAAAACTTTGCCGTTTAATACCTATTTGCAGGTAACTAATTTAAAGACAGGAAAAGCGGTAATTGTGCGAGTTAACGATCGCGGCCCTTACATTCCTCCCAGAAGTCTCGATTTATCGAGAGAAGCAGCCCGCTGCATCCAAAGTGAAATAGCTGGTGTAGTCCCCTACAAAGCGGTAATTTTGCACAGTAAACAGCCCACAATGACATTAAATCCAGCAAACTTAAAAACTGATAAGCTCAAGCCAAGAAAACAACTAGCATTAGTCGCTGATTTTTAA
- the nagZ gene encoding beta-N-acetylhexosaminidase: MAELPELKQFGNHLILGISGTKLSEEDKRALSELQPIGVIFFAKNFLDGTPYDIWLPAFRDLIAQIRQYAERDAMFMTLDHEGGRVFRTPPPITRFPYAFLLRSRAREVAKATATELKSLGINLSWAPVADIYSNPQNPIIGPRSFGTTPAAAAQGALEYYLGLQETGILGSAKHFPGHGDTSKDSHIELPILDLTTKDLQNRELIPFQALIAAQIPLIMTAHILFPQIDADVPATLSPIILNGILRQELGFQGVVVSDDLDMQAVSDMFMQPGTVARSMNAGCDLFIVSRNINSSSIERTYQIARDFVNSLSHGTLRESVVTAARTRIENLLAVTPQHLVHNLDQDTFKKHAELAIACSFPEVGV; encoded by the coding sequence ATGGCAGAATTGCCAGAGCTAAAACAGTTTGGGAATCATTTAATTCTCGGTATCTCCGGTACTAAATTAAGTGAAGAAGATAAACGCGCACTCAGTGAATTACAACCAATTGGGGTGATTTTTTTTGCCAAAAATTTTCTAGATGGTACCCCTTATGACATTTGGCTACCAGCCTTTCGGGATTTGATCGCGCAAATCAGACAATATGCAGAACGCGACGCCATGTTTATGACTCTGGATCATGAAGGTGGTCGCGTTTTTCGCACACCACCACCCATAACGCGATTTCCTTATGCTTTCCTGCTGCGATCGCGTGCCCGCGAAGTAGCAAAAGCAACAGCAACTGAACTAAAATCACTAGGTATCAATTTATCTTGGGCGCCAGTCGCTGATATCTACTCCAACCCACAAAATCCTATAATTGGCCCTCGGTCTTTTGGCACTACTCCCGCCGCTGCAGCCCAAGGTGCTCTAGAATATTACCTGGGACTACAAGAAACTGGGATTCTCGGTAGCGCCAAACATTTTCCTGGTCATGGAGACACGAGTAAAGACTCTCATATCGAGTTACCGATTCTGGATTTAACTACAAAAGACCTGCAAAATCGGGAACTGATACCATTTCAAGCGCTGATTGCGGCACAGATACCTTTAATCATGACTGCCCACATCCTCTTTCCGCAAATAGATGCTGATGTTCCAGCAACTTTATCACCAATAATTCTCAATGGTATTTTAAGGCAGGAATTGGGTTTTCAGGGGGTGGTGGTATCTGACGATTTGGATATGCAAGCCGTTTCAGACATGTTTATGCAACCAGGAACGGTAGCGCGGTCAATGAATGCGGGTTGTGATTTATTTATTGTCTCACGCAACATCAATTCATCATCAATTGAGCGCACATATCAAATAGCTAGAGATTTTGTTAATTCTCTTAGTCATGGAACTTTAAGGGAGTCAGTAGTAACTGCAGCCAGGACAAGAATTGAAAATTTACTGGCGGTGACACCGCAACATCTTGTCCATAATTTAGACCAAGATACTTTCAAAAAACATGCTGAGTTAGCGATCGCTTGTTCTTTCCCAGAAGTTGGGGTATGA
- a CDS encoding type II toxin-antitoxin system RelE/ParE family toxin — translation MKYAFHPQALTEYSEAVQYYSQQRVEVAQAFIDAIEDAIYRIRESPTRYTVIDEDVRRCMTRRFPYGILYTIEPDYILILAVMHCSREPEYWKSRINLD, via the coding sequence ATTAAATATGCTTTTCATCCTCAAGCCCTCACAGAATATTCTGAGGCGGTTCAATATTATAGTCAGCAAAGAGTAGAGGTAGCACAGGCTTTTATTGATGCAATTGAGGATGCAATCTACCGGATTAGAGAATCTCCTACTCGCTACACTGTGATTGATGAAGATGTTCGCCGTTGTATGACACGCAGATTTCCCTACGGAATTCTTTACACAATTGAGCCGGACTACATTTTGATTTTAGCAGTGATGCATTGTTCTCGAGAACCTGAATATTGGAAAAGCCGTATTAATCTTGATTAA
- a CDS encoding addiction module protein gives MRSIDQLTAELLALPSLSRSVIAEMLVESLEFDTDPKIYAAWTAEAKKRLNEIRNGSIRTIAGEEALAQVRQLLE, from the coding sequence ATGCGATCAATTGACCAACTTACAGCAGAACTTCTCGCTCTCCCTAGTTTGTCTAGGTCAGTCATAGCTGAAATGTTAGTTGAAAGCTTGGAGTTTGACACAGATCCAAAAATTTATGCAGCTTGGACTGCTGAAGCCAAGAAAAGACTCAATGAGATCAGGAACGGTTCTATACGAACCATCGCAGGTGAGGAGGCTCTAGCTCAAGTGAGACAATTGCTTGAGTAA
- a CDS encoding RluA family pseudouridine synthase, with protein MLTEFSLLVAQTGERLDRYLAEELPDLSRSRIQQLIEQGKVQLNGNVCTTKKINVKVGDRIFVDIPAAQPLELQPQDIPLDILYEDDQLLILNKPAGLVVHPAPGHADGTLVNALLAHCPNLPGIGGVQRPGIVHRLDKDTTGAIAIAKTDIAYQQLQAQMQAKTARREYLGVVYGAPKTESGIIDLSIGRHPQDRKKMAIVPIEQGGRSAITHWQIRERLGNYTLIHFQLETGRTHQIRVHSAKIGHPIVGDPVYGSGRSVGVNLSGQALHAWRLKLQHPLSGNDIQVTAPLPQTLTRLLEVLRRRIDG; from the coding sequence ATGCTCACCGAATTTAGTTTACTAGTCGCACAAACAGGAGAGCGTTTAGACCGCTACCTGGCTGAAGAATTACCGGATTTATCTCGTTCTCGCATTCAACAATTAATCGAACAGGGTAAGGTGCAACTTAATGGTAACGTTTGTACCACTAAAAAAATCAATGTCAAAGTGGGCGATCGCATTTTTGTGGATATCCCAGCAGCGCAACCCTTGGAATTACAACCTCAAGATATCCCTTTAGATATTCTCTATGAAGATGACCAATTATTGATCTTGAATAAACCTGCAGGCTTGGTTGTCCATCCTGCACCTGGACACGCTGATGGTACATTAGTCAATGCTTTATTGGCACATTGTCCAAATTTACCAGGAATTGGCGGTGTGCAGAGGCCAGGAATTGTCCATCGTTTAGATAAGGATACAACGGGAGCGATCGCGATCGCGAAAACAGACATAGCCTATCAACAACTCCAAGCACAAATGCAAGCGAAAACTGCACGCCGAGAATACTTAGGTGTAGTTTATGGCGCGCCCAAAACCGAAAGTGGTATCATAGATTTATCTATCGGTCGTCATCCCCAAGACCGCAAGAAAATGGCAATTGTCCCCATAGAACAAGGTGGAAGGTCTGCGATTACCCATTGGCAAATTCGAGAACGCCTGGGTAATTACACATTAATTCACTTCCAACTAGAAACTGGACGCACCCATCAAATTCGCGTCCATAGCGCGAAAATTGGTCATCCTATTGTTGGCGACCCAGTTTATGGTTCTGGTCGTTCAGTGGGGGTGAATTTATCTGGTCAAGCACTCCATGCTTGGCGACTCAAACTGCAGCATCCCTTATCTGGAAATGATATTCAGGTAACAGCACCCCTCCCTCAAACTTTAACAAGATTGTTGGAAGTTCTGCGACGACGAATTGATGGTTAA
- a CDS encoding VOC family protein → MQITQSLHTAILVTNLEQSEHFYGKILGLSKINRALKYPGAWYQVGEYQIHLIVASSVPTENPNEKWGRNPHIAFSVADLDVAKQELVNQNYLIQASASGRAALFTQDPDGNIVELSQA, encoded by the coding sequence ATGCAGATTACTCAAAGTCTCCACACAGCAATTCTAGTTACTAATCTAGAACAATCTGAACACTTTTATGGTAAAATATTAGGCTTATCCAAAATAAACCGCGCCTTGAAATATCCTGGTGCATGGTATCAAGTTGGTGAATATCAAATTCACTTGATAGTTGCATCATCTGTCCCCACAGAGAACCCAAACGAAAAATGGGGACGCAACCCCCACATCGCCTTCTCGGTTGCTGACCTAGACGTCGCTAAACAGGAGTTAGTTAACCAAAATTATCTGATCCAAGCTAGCGCTTCCGGTCGTGCGGCTCTGTTTACTCAAGACCCAGATGGAAATATTGTCGAGTTGAGTCAGGCTTGA
- a CDS encoding PAS domain S-box protein: protein MEYQVLDRIFNKSSFLRKFGRLELNENFCILDISEQVERFSGVPEEIRQGKDIRLGFPEFMGLEDIFISILKGEEQIFALEGIRRRSANQTDTYIDIYIIGEQRAVNSEDRLIIFIENVTEITALKQALSRRANEANQLSNNLKSYKSYMEQVITTMADALLVTNNAGKIKKVNVAAQKLLGFSEAELLGQPISLIIDDYQFVENAIKQHSLFQQYFQNIEVVCRNKKQEKLLLAFSCSVIQKKVKGLEDIIYIGRDVTARQRREQRICAQYAISQILTESQTIKQAIPKILQAICQTLGWDLGELWTPSQYIAQPVQQDNMDAVLRCVEIWSSRVVSVREFKAITWQTIYKPGAGLPGRIWARRSPHWINDITLDHDLRRSPAADAAGLHAAFGFPILDEGEILGVMIFFSRETLPKDVELLQMMVSIGSQISHFVKRKQAEFALRESEERYRDLFENAHDMIQFVNVYGSFLYVNDTWKQILGYNQAEIAKMNVFEIVHPDFQQNLRENFYRVMSGEKIEPIQTAFMTKNGQTIILEGQINCKFVENQPVATRGIFRQIIGTLTTQTTLNHQPESATQSLQSKKFHVSQLVNNEITVLVADIVGVTEIAPRVNAMQLANLLNAIFSSFDRLMTQYGLDKLSTTNDAYIVYGDSSTHKLDHAQAIAQMSLDMQTAIAIFNAENHQNFHLRIGIHSGSINGEIADGSWKNIVNTAKKIESQASPGQIFVSNDTHQRLRTKFRLEKRSIMAINEQETITTYLFTGKK from the coding sequence ATGGAATACCAAGTATTAGATCGGATTTTTAATAAATCTTCATTTTTGCGAAAATTTGGACGTTTAGAGCTAAATGAAAATTTTTGCATCCTAGATATATCTGAACAAGTGGAAAGATTCAGCGGTGTTCCTGAAGAAATAAGACAAGGAAAAGATATCCGACTCGGCTTTCCTGAATTTATGGGGTTAGAAGATATTTTCATATCTATTCTCAAGGGTGAAGAGCAAATTTTTGCATTAGAAGGAATTAGAAGGCGTTCTGCAAATCAAACAGATACTTATATAGATATATATATTATTGGTGAACAAAGAGCAGTAAATTCAGAAGATAGGTTAATCATTTTCATTGAGAATGTTACAGAAATCACGGCTTTAAAACAAGCGCTATCTCGAAGAGCGAATGAAGCCAATCAGTTATCCAATAACTTAAAATCTTACAAAAGTTATATGGAGCAAGTTATCACAACAATGGCAGATGCTTTGTTGGTAACAAATAATGCGGGAAAAATCAAAAAAGTTAATGTTGCTGCTCAAAAATTATTAGGTTTTAGTGAAGCCGAATTACTTGGTCAGCCAATATCATTAATTATTGATGATTATCAATTTGTGGAAAATGCGATCAAACAACACTCACTATTTCAACAATATTTCCAGAATATAGAAGTAGTTTGTCGTAATAAAAAGCAGGAAAAATTATTACTGGCTTTTTCTTGTTCAGTGATTCAAAAAAAGGTCAAAGGTTTAGAAGATATTATTTATATCGGTCGAGATGTGACGGCTCGTCAGCGGCGAGAACAGCGCATTTGTGCTCAGTATGCTATTAGCCAAATTTTAACAGAGTCACAAACTATCAAGCAGGCAATTCCGAAAATTTTACAGGCAATTTGTCAAACACTGGGATGGGATTTAGGGGAATTATGGACACCAAGCCAATATATCGCTCAACCTGTACAACAAGATAATATGGATGCAGTGCTCAGGTGTGTAGAAATTTGGTCAAGTCGAGTAGTTTCGGTGCGAGAGTTTAAAGCAATTACTTGGCAAACTATTTATAAACCTGGCGCGGGATTACCGGGGCGAATTTGGGCGAGACGTTCTCCTCACTGGATCAATGATATCACCCTTGACCATGATTTGCGGCGATCGCCAGCCGCAGATGCAGCCGGATTACATGCAGCATTTGGTTTCCCTATTTTAGATGAAGGTGAAATCTTGGGCGTAATGATTTTTTTCTCTAGGGAAACACTACCAAAAGATGTGGAACTGCTACAAATGATGGTGTCTATTGGTAGCCAAATTTCCCATTTTGTTAAACGTAAACAGGCGGAGTTCGCTCTCAGAGAAAGTGAAGAAAGGTATCGAGATTTATTTGAAAATGCTCATGACATGATTCAATTTGTGAATGTATACGGTAGCTTTCTTTACGTTAATGATACCTGGAAACAAATTTTAGGATATAATCAAGCAGAAATTGCCAAGATGAATGTGTTTGAAATCGTCCATCCCGATTTTCAACAAAACCTCAGAGAAAACTTTTATCGCGTGATGTCAGGCGAAAAGATAGAACCGATTCAGACTGCATTCATGACGAAGAATGGGCAAACAATTATTTTAGAAGGGCAGATTAATTGTAAATTTGTTGAAAATCAGCCAGTAGCAACCAGAGGCATTTTTCGCCAAATTATCGGGACATTGACTACTCAGACAACACTAAATCATCAACCAGAATCAGCAACACAATCGTTACAGTCAAAAAAATTTCACGTTTCCCAGCTAGTCAACAACGAAATTACAGTTTTAGTTGCAGATATCGTCGGGGTGACGGAAATAGCTCCTAGGGTGAATGCAATGCAACTTGCTAATCTACTCAATGCTATTTTTTCATCTTTTGATCGGTTGATGACACAGTATGGTTTAGATAAACTTTCCACAACTAATGATGCTTATATAGTCTATGGTGATTCGTCCACTCACAAATTAGATCATGCTCAAGCGATCGCTCAAATGTCTCTAGATATGCAAACAGCGATCGCTATTTTTAACGCTGAGAATCACCAAAATTTTCATCTACGCATTGGTATTCATAGCGGCTCTATAAATGGGGAAATTGCTGATGGTTCCTGGAAAAACATAGTAAATACAGCGAAAAAAATAGAATCACAAGCTTCGCCAGGACAAATATTTGTCAGTAACGATACCCATCAACGCCTACGCACAAAATTTCGGTTAGAAAAGCGCTCCATCATGGCGATTAACGAGCAAGAAACAATCACTACCTATCTATTCACGGGGAAAAAATGA
- a CDS encoding sirohydrochlorin chelatase → MTPTRHSACTLVSHGSRDPRPGMAMEQLADLIRQKLPSHDQKKLVGVAYLELALQPLHEQITDFARSAFEAGCDRLKIIPLFLSPGVHVTQDVPAEVALAQQTLRQDIIINLQPYLGSHPSLANLLIQPITAKNSVPWILLAHGSRHPDAQQFLETLAAKLGTSLAYWSVSASLESRVKELIAAGNREIGILPYFLCPGGITDAIAVYVETLKLQFPSVNFHLAAPLGASVELAELIWDLINK, encoded by the coding sequence ATGACGCCAACAAGACACTCTGCATGTACACTGGTATCTCATGGTAGCCGCGACCCACGCCCAGGAATGGCGATGGAGCAATTGGCAGATTTGATCAGACAAAAACTACCGAGTCATGACCAAAAAAAACTAGTGGGTGTAGCCTACTTAGAACTTGCTTTGCAACCTTTGCATGAACAGATTACAGATTTCGCTCGCAGTGCTTTCGAGGCTGGGTGCGATCGCTTAAAAATTATACCCTTGTTTCTGTCCCCAGGGGTGCACGTGACGCAAGACGTGCCCGCAGAGGTCGCCTTGGCGCAACAAACTCTGCGTCAAGATATCATCATTAATCTGCAACCATATTTAGGTAGTCACCCCTCCTTAGCTAACTTACTCATCCAGCCAATAACCGCTAAAAATAGTGTCCCGTGGATATTATTAGCTCATGGTAGCCGTCACCCTGACGCCCAACAATTTTTAGAAACATTAGCCGCTAAATTGGGAACGTCTCTGGCGTATTGGTCGGTATCTGCTAGTTTAGAATCACGAGTCAAAGAGTTGATCGCTGCAGGTAATAGAGAAATTGGCATTTTGCCATACTTTTTATGCCCTGGTGGCATAACTGATGCGATCGCTGTGTATGTAGAGACGCTAAAATTACAGTTCCCCAGTGTTAATTTTCATCTAGCTGCACCTTTGGGCGCGAGTGTGGAATTAGCCGAGCTAATTTGGGATTTGATCAATAAATGA
- the cobA gene encoding uroporphyrinogen-III C-methyltransferase — MGKVYLVGAGPGDPGLLTLKGKGLLECADVVIYDALVSPAILKMINPQAEQINAGKRMGRHSLLQETTTQLLIDKAQEHAIVVRLKGGDPFIFGRGGEEMAELVNAGVPVEVVPGITSGIAAPAYAGIPLTHRLHSSSVTFVTGHEAAGKYKPQVNWSAIAHGSETIVIYMGIHNLPYIVEQLTEAGLSGETPIALVRWGTRPEQEELIGQLETIVEQVEQAGFGAPAIAVIGSVVNLHSILSSYRPV; from the coding sequence TTGGGAAAGGTTTATTTAGTAGGTGCGGGTCCCGGAGATCCGGGGCTATTGACACTCAAGGGAAAAGGTTTACTAGAATGCGCTGATGTGGTCATTTATGATGCTTTAGTCAGTCCGGCGATTTTGAAAATGATCAATCCCCAAGCCGAGCAAATCAACGCCGGGAAACGCATGGGGCGACATTCACTGCTACAGGAAACCACAACTCAACTCCTCATTGATAAAGCCCAAGAACACGCTATAGTTGTGCGACTCAAGGGTGGCGATCCATTTATTTTTGGTCGCGGTGGTGAAGAAATGGCAGAATTAGTCAACGCTGGCGTACCTGTAGAAGTTGTGCCCGGTATCACATCGGGTATTGCTGCGCCAGCCTATGCAGGTATTCCCTTAACTCATCGCCTGCACAGTTCTTCAGTAACTTTTGTGACTGGACATGAAGCTGCAGGTAAGTATAAACCTCAAGTGAATTGGAGTGCGATCGCCCACGGTTCGGAAACGATTGTCATTTACATGGGAATTCACAATTTACCATACATCGTCGAACAGTTAACTGAAGCAGGCTTGAGCGGGGAAACACCGATTGCTTTAGTGCGTTGGGGTACACGACCAGAACAAGAAGAATTGATTGGTCAATTAGAAACGATTGTTGAGCAAGTCGAGCAAGCTGGATTTGGCGCACCAGCGATCGCCGTCATTGGCTCTGTAGTTAATCTGCACAGTATTTTGTCTAGTTATCGCCCAGTTTAG